The Musa acuminata AAA Group cultivar baxijiao chromosome BXJ2-2, Cavendish_Baxijiao_AAA, whole genome shotgun sequence genome contains the following window.
ATTTAAAAAAGTAGAAATCGACCACCTCCATTAAAGCACAATGATGTATGAGTCACAATGGATTGTAATAGAGAGCTCGACAAATATATTATACTACGATGCCTTCCTAAAATTAGTGTGTTGAGAAAGAATCTTTAGTTTGTGATTCACAAGTGTCCTCGAGGGATGACGTTGAGATTCCTATGACTATATGATGGATACTTCAGAGTACTAAATATAATGGGGAGATGATGATGCGCTGATGATAGGTAGCGAGGGGAAGAAGTATGTGGTTGTCGTGGCACGTGTGTCGCATAGCCACGATATGAAAAGTTGAGCTATTTATCATTCACACCCTGTCGTGATTAAATTATCGAaggataatttatttattttatcacttACTGGTTTTTATGGAATAATATCTTTctatttaaaatttaatcaagTACACCttgcaataaataaataaataaatgtcatTGTTCTTTCAAGTTTGTTGGGTGAGTTATGTCAAATGGAATGAGTAAATTGGATCAAATTGGATCAGGATATTTCATTTGTCGATTTGTGGCTCATTTATTCTCgcttatttattattattcttcttttttataattatatatatttttttctatcatcgtcttttgttttctttttttcttttccgatCGAGGAgtaaaaagaggaagatgaagatgGATACGATGGAAGGAGGAAACGAAGAAGAAAATATATGAAGAAGAAAAGTACaatacgaggaggaggaggaaagggagtaagaagaaaaaaaaagcccGACTGACTTTTACGTTAAATTCAACCGAATTATTAatgattcaaatttttttttaaaaatgatggATGTAGGAGGGTaaaatgaatatatatttttaaaaaaagtaaTTTTTTGAGGATAAAATGCCAATTAATGAGCCTATAAGTCTCAATCTTGATGCTATCGGAACAAGGCCGCGTGTGTCGTTGCTTTTACGTTCACATCGGATATCgataaaaacataaattaaaagtaTACATTTATTACCTTATAATTAAGCATTTTGAGCTAATGGTTTAGAGTTTTTATTAAGTTAAGGAGAACATAAATTAAAGAGTTTTTATTAAGTATTTTGAGCAAAGCATTATGGCAAAAGACACGTCAAACTCTTTTTCCCTCTCTAAAATTCAACCACGATAATTTATTCCTTGTTTTTATTCATAATAATCAAACACACATGAATCATAACTTGTGAATCATATGATCTTATATAAGTAGCAATTTAGTGCATTGTTTTAGACTTGTTAGAAGTTGACGTTCGAGTCGTACGTGGCCCCTGGTCTCCAACCCGCGGGGATGACGTTGGTGGCAACGATGGTCTTGCTCGACACGGCGGAGGTCAGCCGGATCGAAGCTGGACCAGGCACTGGCGCGTTCAGCTTCCAAAGGGCGCCCCACGAATTCTGCATGGGCGTCCACGAGCTCCCCTGCCCCACTTCGACGGCCGAGATCTCGCCGTCCCCATTTACGAACTCGGGGAGCACGGCCAAGTAGTTTGAGTTGGATCCGTCGTCCACCCTGAAGGCGACGTGAAAGCCCGGGTAGCTGCAGGGCACTCTACGAAGCCACAGGAGAGTATGTTAGGATAAGGGTGTTCGAGTGGCAGTTGAGTTCCGGGTTGGGGTTGTCACCTGGCGTATTGTATTTGAATGGAGCCCACGCTGCGAAGCGCATCGGCTTGGCCAGGCTTCGCCATGGCCCCGAAGGCAGCCCCGCTGAGGTCAAAATGGACGGAGTCGGAAGCACACGGGCCGCCGGGGCACTGGTCCGTGATGACCACGGTCACCGGACTCCCGGAGCATGCAGGGTTCGCCGTGCACGCAACCTGATCCGATCAGTGCCATCATCAATCTGTCTCCCAGCATTATCTACGTTGCAAATGAGACAATCTAGCTAGCTGGCTAAGGCGTGTATACCTGATAGCAAGCACCACATCCCTTGCCTGATTTGTACAGCGAAGTACCACCTGCTGCTATCTTGGAATCGAACGGAGCCTTGGCAACCCCATCACCATATCCGCATGCGCCACCTGTATATATTATACACATACATGCTGATCCACTATTTCACGTATGCTCTCATGCATACTTCAGAACGTAACGCAGGAACATTGTAGACATTACCAGTACTTCCAGGGCCTTCGGCGGCCCCGTACCAGGTGGCTACAGCCGGCGACATGGCCAAGTCAGTGTCGGACGAGTTCATGCGGTTGTAGCAAGCGCAGGGGCGGAGCAGGGAAAGGAAACCAACgaaaacaagaagagaagagagacgACGAAAGGAGGAGGCCATGGCTGCAAAGACTTCCATTGCCTGAATCTAACTTTTCCTACGGTGTCTTATAAAGAGACTATTTTGATGGTATTATGCTGTCTCGTTGGTGCCATCCTATTTATATTTAACTTTGAGAATATTTACACAAGGAAAATATTCAAACTGAATCCGTTTGGTATTGCTTATTGCTTTGGTTATTTTGTCTCAAAATTTGTGAATCCAGTAGGTAGACGAATTTGATATTTCTATAaaatcatgatttggaaatttttatttatttatttgaaaacaCGGTAAAAAATAAAAGCGACTGTCTTTCATTTGAGGACTTTCCTTTTGAAGCATTTCTTCCTTTTCCTATCGATTGGGATTTCATTTCTTTCTCTACGACAAACTAATAATAAAATTACTAATAAAAGCATTTCTTCCGCTATTTGAGACAAAAATTCATATTCCAAAAGTAAGCTTGTCTCACGCTTAGgttagtaatttttttaaaaaaataataaaaaattcagaGAGTTTACATAACTCTACGTAAATTAAAATACTTGAGTCCTATCAATGACTTTGGTAATTGTCATGAAATCTACGAGAATAGTTTCATAGGATTATCGAATATTACCTGGATACGAGAAGTCGCTTAAATCGTCGAGCATTACGATTGGCCACATTATGCTAACCACTGCTTGTACATCATTCATCTAGGTCTAACATGAAGGACACTTTATGTTCAAATTCGATCTCATCACAGATAATGGATACTTCATGATTGGATTAAACTAATAGCAACtaagatttttccaactacaTGAGAAAATATTATTTCTCAGTTGAGGAAAATCGTCTCTCATAATGTGTATAAATAGGGAGCACCATATTAAACACAGAGATatcttcttcatttcattcttaacATGATATCAGAGCCACTCTTGCCTTAGCAAGATTTCCTCGGCGACAGCAACTCTGATCTTGCAGCGATCACTGCTGTTACGACACCCTCTCTCTTTCTCACTGTCTAACGTCACCTCACTACCAGTTTTCTCCTCCCTacatcgggcgttgaacaatcatcATAAGTTTGCACGTTAACTTGATGGAAACTTACCTTCGCGCCCAGCACCCGGTGAGTAGCTATTTGtgtacttgcaactgttcgttttaccttctaaaatcattgttttttcctttctctcttgcactcatggTACTCAttaaattgcttataaagcttccctcttcacgagacgtcgggacttgttctgttgggaaatcttaggggcgacatcacatgtgcaacggaagaataaaaaaaataaaatattcaattttctaaaaagatgttcgtcgtcgtgtgaaaattggtgcacaaaaatccatgaaacaaactacatatagaatagattgtgttacctagggagatcgtatatctatgtttccttacagatctctaggagagggtgaaggaggtcaaacgttctcctctctagcggtgatccacactacAGGGTTatgacgacgcttctcaaaactccaggtctgctctgaggtggagagggggaggagaataggagagacaagtaaaggctctaacctatgaaccactaaatccctcatatttatagaggtcccctgtcaaaccctaacggATCCTCCCCTATTTGGTATTTGATatgcatccaactacccaagcctcttagattagtggatctctatccagtaatctcttatgagctcttattggatctcatccataggatccaataattcaggagcttattggatatccaataagtcagggGCTctggtagatatctcatatccaaatctctactcATTGTAAACCTACCATATGTGCGTGAccttttaggcccaatatcgagctgaccgtgagtcatacctattagaattccttctggctcaatgaattattatcttcataataattaactcgactcatcgactacggacgtattaggccactacgccgtattcCCCAaaagatacaggagaatccaacccattggacctatttatccttagttatcatgtacctatagtcccttatctatctaatatcccagagaccatataccgggtatggtgttatCAAACCCACATGGTTTCTAGTCGAGTCTCGCTcgaatcagattctctcggagaactgtttctctctcaatccgaatgaccatggcaagggatttgtctgagcaagaacacatgtgatatttctctcataacaccgagagtggatgatcctctatcgatactcaatagctatcgtaaggtcaactaccactcccaatgatcggttgtactagatttgggacatccaaacctataagttcggtatcaaagaatggagcactcatataggacatccttggtgtctcaagtccaaggaccagatacaccactgggactacgaaatcgctgtcttacAATAAGACTTCATCAACTatgcagcattctgtaagcggatcaatcaatgaactcattcttcactgagcacctgtattgtatccctagtgtccccacacgagcagctatgagatcagctgcattcatcatataaacaggtatacaacacaccagtctgtccggttatcttgatgtccctctcgaataacctatgaccgagattatttaggatatgtatttaaagatgaattgatctcattatcgtgatctcatcacgatccaattcccattgcacagatccaaggacatcataatatatacatacatatatgtaataaccaatataaagtgataaataccaaaatataataataaaaagattctgtgtcaagtcacacgtgccatcactcacgtgattggcttgctggacacctatgactagcaatctcccacttgacttaaagccaatcacttatgtgtttgatccctatcagacccctatgacgctcaatggCAATCTGAAACAACGACTTTgtgagtggatctgcaatgttatcttcgaattgaactctttccactactacatctcctcgtgtcatgatctctctaataagttggaatctccttagaacacttctgatgagactcaggttcccttatttgagtaatcgccccatggtagtcgcaatataaggaatcaaCTCATCGCTAATTGGCTCGACTCCtatatctgtgatgaacttcttcatccatactccctcctttactgcatctgctacagcaatgtactctgcctctgtggtcgagtcagcaataatattttgcttgaaactcttctagcatactgctcctccattcaaggtgtacacataccccgaattcgacttgctatcatcgatatcagactgaaagcttgagtctgtgtagccttcaaccctgaggctactacctccatatactagtaaaagattcctagtttttctcaagtacttaaggatacactttactgctttccagtgctccaagcctggatccgcttgatacctattcgtgatactcagagcatgcgctatatcaggcataGTATatagcataacatatatgattGACCCTATCGTTGTGGCATAAagtatcatatccatattcgccctttcttcaggagtctttggggacatactcctagaaagcaatcccatgtctcatcagtatgagacctctcttggaatttttcatgccaaatcttttgacaatagtttctatatacctggactaggataagccaagcatcctcttggatctatctctctagatccgaatccccaagatataggatgcttctcttaagtccttcatggagaagtatctagataaccaagcctttattttggatagcattcctacatcattcttaatgatcaggatgtcattcacatataacaccaaaaagatgacagcgctcccacttaccttcctgtacatacaaggctcatcttcgttcttaacgaagtcataagatcttattgcctcatcaaatcttatgttccaactttgagaaacttgctttagtccataaatggatctaagtaacctgcacaccttatctgggcaatcgttggacacgaatccctcgggttatatcatatacacctcatcctcaaggttcccattgaagaatgtgattttcacatccatctatcggatctcataatcatagtatgctacaatagccaatagaattcagatggattttagcattactacgggtgagaaggtttcgtcatagtcaatactttacctttgatgataccccttagccactagccttgctttataggtctctacctatccatctactccgatctttttcttaaagatctacatgtaaccgatgggtacaataccttcggtcgcatcaactaggttccaaaccttgttggagtatataaaattcatctcagaatccatggctttttgccacttcccgaagtctatactcataatagccttctcgtaggtctaaggatcaatattctcaacatcctctcctctaatatgtcccacatatctctcaggaggatgagatactttaccGAAgttatgtaaagttggaacttgtgtattaggtacttgaacagactcaggctgtagagtggtacttgagctaggttctccaacctcgctcaactcttatCATGCTcttactgtctccgccaagaatatgttccgtctcaaggaacactgctctcttggctataaagaccttttggccctcgagatgatagaaataatacccataattttccttagggtatcccacgaacttgcaccgctctatcatcgattccaacttattggggttgtgtcttttaacgtggataGGGCAGCCCTAAattttaataaccttaagatcgggtttcttccctttccatatctcatgtgatgtagacactactgacttagttggaactctgttcagaaggtaagctacggtctctagggcatatccccggaatgagatgggtagatcagtgagactcatcatggaccgtaccatgtctaacagtatatgatttctcctttcagacacaccattgagctgaggtgtataaggaggtgtccattgggataatatcccatggtccttgaggaactgagtaaactctgtacttaagtacttacgtcctcgatctgatcgaagagtcttgatactctttctagtctgattctctacttcattcttatactctttgaatttctcaaagatctcggacttgtacttcattaaatacacataATTATACCTTCAGAAATCATCAGtataggtaatgaagtaggagtaaccaccaatggcatgagttgacatgggtccacatacatcactatgtataagttccaacagcttagtggctctctctccagtttcactaaatggagaattgatcagttttctacgaaggcaaggctcgtaagttgcatatgactcatagttgaatggatctatatgtctatcatttagcaacttttgaatccttccctcattgatgtgacctagcctacaatgtcataggtatgcattgttcatcttatctcgtttcctattagacacacttacattcatgatatgtggagtagtatctagcataaacaaaccattatgcaatgttcctttcgtgatgatcttatcatttaataatattgaacaactattgttcttaaaaactaatttatatctactatcaaatatgaaatagagataatgtgtttgataatagaaggaacaaaataacatgcatctaatgtaataatagctccactaggcagatgtagggcgacctcaccaacagctactatagcaacttttgctccattgctcatcttgaggtccatctcgcctctctttagtctccgaggctttgccagaacctgcaacgaattatatatatgataagcactaccggtatccaatacccatgttattgggaaatcattggggccgacatcatatgcgcagcggaagaacaagaaaacaaaaatccccgattcccaaaaagatgttcgtcgtcgtgcgaagattggtgcgcaaaaatccgcaaaacacaaaactgcgtatagagattgtgttacctagggagattgtatatccctgtttccttgcagatccttaggagagggtgaaggaggtcaagcgtcctactctctagcggtgatccacacagcagggttgcgacgacgctcctcaaaaactccaggcctactctgaggtggagagggagaggagaataggaaaggcaagcaaagactctagcctatgaggctgtgaatccctcctatttatagagatcccgtgtcaaaaccctaatgggtccttccctagtgggtattggatctgcatccaataagacaagggctccgtcggatatctcatatccgaacctctactcatcgcaatgcctaccatatgtgtgtgaccctctaggcccaatatcgagctggccgtgagtcatacctgtcagaactccttctaactcagtgaattattatctttgtaataattcactcgactcatcgactacggacgtactaggccactacaccgtagtccccaaacgatacaggagaatccaatccattggacctgtctgtcctcagttaccatgtacctatagtccctcatccatctaatatcccaaagaccgtatatcgagcatggtgctgtcagacccatacggtttctactcgagtctcgctctaatcggattctcccggagaactctttctctctcaacccgaatgaccctggctagggatttgtctgagcaagaacacataggatattcctctcatgacgccgagagtggatgatcctctattgacactcaatagccctcgtaaggtcgactaccactcccaatgaccagctgtactagatctggggacagccaaacctataagtctggtatcaaagagtggagcactcatacaggacatccttggtgtctcaagtctaaggaccagatacaccactaggactacggaatcgctgtctgacaataaggcatcatcaaccatccagcattccgtaagcggatcaatcagtgaactcattctccaatgagcacctgtactgtatccctagtgtccctacacgagcagctatgagaccagctgcatccatcatatggaccggtatacagcacaccagtctatccggttatcacgatgtccctctcgagtaacctatgaccgggattatttaggatatgtgttaaaggtgaatcgatctcattatcatgatctcatcacgatccgattcccattgcacaaatccaaggacatcacaatatatgtatacatttatgcaatagttataaagtgatatacaccaaaatataataagcaaaaagattctgtatcaagtcacacgtgccatcactcacgtgattggcttgctgggcacttatgactagcacatgtgttattataagagtgacaaatggagaccgatcatgaatgtacctgaagtttctccaagcttctgtttcgccctctctacaaggtactctttgtagttcctcttccagtgcccatctttaccagagtggaagcactggcctttgtccgttGTCGTgtcttttttagcaacctttgctttacctggtctgc
Protein-coding sequences here:
- the LOC135605012 gene encoding expansin-B15-like; translated protein: MASSFRRLSSLLVFVGFLSLLRPCACYNRMNSSDTDLAMSPAVATWYGAAEGPGSTGGACGYGDGVAKAPFDSKIAAGGTSLYKSGKGCGACYQVACTANPACSGSPVTVVITDQCPGGPCASDSVHFDLSGAAFGAMAKPGQADALRSVGSIQIQYARVPCSYPGFHVAFRVDDGSNSNYLAVLPEFVNGDGEISAVEVGQGSSWTPMQNSWGALWKLNAPVPGPASIRLTSAVSSKTIVATNVIPAGWRPGATYDSNVNF